Below is a window of Sus scrofa isolate TJ Tabasco breed Duroc chromosome 3, Sscrofa11.1, whole genome shotgun sequence DNA.
ATTTCCTGTAATCAAATGCTGTGGATTATAGTCTTCGTCTCCTTCTGCTTTGGCCGCGGAAGCAACTCCAAGGCTTTTTATTCATCAACATTACATGAGCTTTTTGTAAAACAAGCAGTCATATATTCTGCATAGAAAGATTTCACTTGCTACATTTGGTAGTTCCAGAACACAAAGTATTGTTGTTTTGAGACTGAGAGCTATTACTTTGTTAGCGGCTATATTTGTAAGGCTTTatttggggaaggaaaggaaagggatggCAAGAAACCCACATTTAGGCAAAGAAAACTTGGTGACGTTTGAAAATGAATTTACAAAGCAATGTAGTGCTGTATGGTAGGTGATTCCCAGAAATTAATAGAAACTTttgtagaaatataaaaattaattactaaATGATGTTTAATGATAGTGCAATAGAAGTaacattttagtctttttaaactGTTCAATTTCTGGTTTATGTATCTCCACACACACTTCCACacctacacacatacatgtatattcagTATCTGTGCAGTCTTGAGATTACTTACATTCTCTTTGCGTAATTTGCAAAgaataatgttttgaaaattatagCACTTTTAATCAGTTACATATGAAAAGCAATCTTTTTCTATAAGACAGGGAGAGAGTggagagtcagagaaagaaaacacaatccatggagagaaatggtctGGGAACAGAGATAGTGATAGAATCTTCTCTTTCtataattgcttttcttttaaatagtaataataatgtttattatGTAAAGGAGAAAAGCTGCTCCTCCCTCCTCTAATCTACACACTAAATCCTAGGACTTTTTCTCCCTATCTACTTTCAATTTCAATGCCTGACTAGGCCTTGGAGAAGATATTAATGTTGATCTACCTCTTGTATCCAAGgaagaattttattctttgaaaagactGAATGAGGGTTTTGTCACTTGAATAGAAGTGGGGCAGCCAGTCCTTTATGTATGATCATCTATTAGGAACTGAATTTTGGCTCAAAACCATATCTAGatggtctttaaaatattttaaaatattttcttgctttctcctcTCAAATTTAGCCTTGGTGATTACTCAACCACTGCCAGGGAATGAATAACATACATACATAGTTGTGTAAACAAATAAACCTCCAACAAAGAAGGAAGttagttttgttttagtttataaAGATATGACTAAAATAACGCTTTTAAGAGTAGGCAGTTAGACTATTCAGAATGGTTTATTTTACTGCTCAGTACCGTATTCACTGCAGTAGGAGGCAATATGATTTCTAAGGTAATTCTAAATTTAGCTATCCTAATTCAGTCTAGAGTTAGCCCAAATGCATTCTGTACCAACATCAATTTGATTCTTAAAATGATACTCTCTAAAATTATGGGGGAAGGTCATTATGatgttatgcttttattttccacagtgggtTTATTGTTTTTCACCTTACGCATCAATTTGGTCCTTTAGAGTTACCAGGAGCCTATTTGGAGCTGCTCTTATGAGACCCTGttaacaaaattgaaaaagaaaagttggaaacAGGTCTCTCCCAGTGCTTTGGTTCATAGCCCTTAGTTTCTAGTGAGAATAAGACACAGGAAATGCTACATTTAGCATCAGCATCCTTTTCCTAAAGCAGTAGGTACTCTTCCATTAGGCATGGAAATAGGTAGTAAATGTTGGTAAATGTTACTTTTGCTCTCTGGCATTTTGGAAACTCAATAATCgcatggtatttttttctcaccCTCTTTCCTATAGCCAACCCAACCCGGGCAGGCGGAAGAGAGCCATACCCAGGCTCAGCAGAAGTGATCCGGGAGTCCAGCAGCACCACAGGCATGGTTGTGGGGATCGTGGCAGCTGCCGCCCTGTGcatcctcatcctcctctacGCCATGTACAAATACCGAAACCGGGATGAAGGTTCGTACCACGTGGATGAGAGTCGAAACTACATCAGTAACTCAGCACAGTCCAATGGGGCTGTTGTAAAGGAGAAACAACCAAGCAGTGCAAAAAGCgccaacaaaaacaagaaaaacaaggaTAAAGAGTATTATGTCTGATCCTAAGATCTTAAAAGGACTCTGGTATagaaatagtcttcattttatctGAGACATAATATAAActtatttactttcctttttatgaAGCACATACAAAAGAAGACAGGGAATGCAATCAGGAAGGaaagactgtttttaaaaaataaaaacaagtatctCATACTCTTGTttctccaaaaaatgaaaaaaaaaaaaaaaaccaacaacaacaaaacaacaacaacaacaaaccaaacagGGGCCAATAAATTCCCTAACATTCACAGTGTTTTAATTTACTCTGACTGTCTTTATGTTGCCGGAACACTTCTAAAAGACAGTGATGACCGCACGCATTCATAAAGCAAAGGAGTATTACAACATCAGGAGGCACAacacaaaaacaacacaaaacacaaCACGAAAAAAAGAAGCTACCTATGATCCTGGATTTAGCCAAAGTGCTAGCGCTTTCCTGAGAAGTCAGTTAGTCTGATTGCCAGAGAAGACTGTCATTTTGAGTGACTCAACCTGCAGACTTTTTAAGAGTTTGCCACCTGGTGCAGCTGGAGCAGTGGCTGGAACTTGCATTTGAAACAAAGTGCTGGCTTTTTTGAAGACTTATGTAGGAACATGTTCAAAAAGCCCCTTTCTGGttgtgagggaaaaaataaagtatggagACCTTATTTTCAACAATGTGAAATATAAGGCACATTTTCACAcgaaaatttcaaaacaaaaattgagggCATAGAGGCAATCATTGGGAAATTTTCATGCACGCTTAATATGTtattacatatgtttatataaaatccATCTCTGTGTGCTTTCTGGACTGTGATAAGTGACGTTTTATAGCCTGTTgtatagaaaatgcaaaatatatctCTGCTCTTCAGCCATTTTTGGTAAATT
It encodes the following:
- the NRXN1 gene encoding neurexin-1 isoform X50, giving the protein MDMRWHCENSQTTDDILVASAECPSDDEDIDPCEPSSANPTRAGGREPYPGSAEVIRESSSTTGMVVGIVAAAALCILILLYAMYKYRNRDEGSYHVDESRNYISNSAQSNGAVVKEKQPSSAKSANKNKKNKDKEYYV
- the NRXN1 gene encoding neurexin-1 isoform X49; protein product: MDMRWHCENSQTTDDILVASAECPSDDEDIDPCEPSSGGLANPTRAGGREPYPGSAEVIRESSSTTGMVVGIVAAAALCILILLYAMYKYRNRDEGSYHVDESRNYISNSAQSNGAVVKEKQPSSAKSANKNKKNKDKEYYV